The Syntrophorhabdales bacterium genome includes a window with the following:
- a CDS encoding response regulator, translating to MEKKKALVIDDDQIVLDSVRRILTAENFDVETTLNSRNGIALALDNDYDVVLTDIRMPDIDGLTVVLNIRKAKPSMPILVITGYASVRSAVESMKRGATDYIQKPFTPEALVTRVVSCIEQAADHPRKVKETSDSR from the coding sequence ATGGAAAAAAAGAAAGCGTTGGTGATTGATGATGACCAGATCGTGCTGGACAGTGTGAGAAGAATTCTCACTGCGGAGAATTTCGATGTGGAGACCACGTTGAACAGCAGAAACGGCATTGCACTTGCTTTGGATAACGATTATGACGTCGTGCTCACGGACATTCGTATGCCCGATATTGACGGCTTAACTGTTGTGCTTAATATCAGGAAGGCAAAGCCTTCGATGCCCATTCTGGTGATTACCGGGTACGCTTCGGTGCGTTCCGCCGTGGAATCAATGAAACGAGGCGCCACGGATTATATTCAGAAACCATTTACCCCCGAGGCGCTTGTCACAAGGGTAGTCTCCTGTATTGAGCAGGCCGCAGACCATCCGCGAAAGGTAAAAGAAACAAGTGATTCACGTTGA
- a CDS encoding response regulator, whose protein sequence is MNKRKILVVDDDPIVLECCKRVLALEDYLVTCVSSADDAFDNLEMGYFDLMIMDVKMPEQDGFYLLRKVKEKWPMDHYLELPVLVMTGYPTQETLKELKKCGARFIIPKPFTPDELQKAVTTALKRSMSHGKKESVGD, encoded by the coding sequence ATGAATAAACGGAAAATTCTCGTCGTCGATGACGACCCGATCGTATTGGAATGCTGTAAGCGGGTCTTGGCGCTTGAGGACTATTTGGTTACGTGTGTGTCGAGTGCCGACGATGCGTTCGATAACCTGGAAATGGGCTATTTCGACCTTATGATCATGGATGTAAAAATGCCCGAGCAGGATGGGTTCTACCTTTTGCGGAAAGTGAAAGAAAAATGGCCTATGGATCATTATCTTGAACTACCCGTACTGGTGATGACGGGTTACCCGACGCAGGAGACGCTCAAAGAGCTGAAAAAATGCGGTGCACGCTTTATCATTCCGAAACCTTTTACACCGGATGAACTTCAGAAAGCCGTAACGACTGCCTTAAAAAGGAGTATGAGCCATGGAAAAAAAGAAAGCGTTGGTGATTGA